TCGTGCGCCCAGAGCAGGTCGGCGAGGAACGCGGTCTCCTCCAGCGTGTCCGTGCCCTGCGTCACCGCGACCCCGGCCGCCCCCTCGCGCACCGCCTGCCCGGCGCGCTCGACGAGGTCGGCGATCTGAGCGAAGGTCAGGTCGGCGCTCGGGTGGCGGGTGACATCCTCGATCCGCAGCCGCGTGCCGCCCTCGGTGAGCAGCGCGTCGAACCCGGGCACCGTAGCGGCCAGGTCCGCACCGCTCAGGCGCGCCACCACCGTGCCGCCGGGCCCGGAGGTGGTCCCGGCCATGGCGATGGTGCCGCCGAGGGTGTAGAGCACGACCTCATCAGGCATCGCAGGCCCCTTCCGTATCCGAGTGTTTCCACCCTAGCGCGGCGGGCCCGGGGGTTTAGGATCACCGTATGCGCATCTCCGTGGCCGCCGACACCCGCGACGGCATCGCCCCGCTCCTGCCGGCCGCGCTGACGCGGCTCGGCCACCAGGTCACGGCGCACGGCGCGCTCTCCGGGACGCGGGCCGCGCACGACGCGGCGTGCGTGTGGTCCGCGTGCGCGCGCGAGGCCGCGCGGGATGTGGCCGAGGGCCGCGCGGATCAGGCCGTGGTGGCCTGCTGGACCGGAACCGGCGCCTCGATCGCGGCGAACAAGGTCCCCGGGGTGCGCGCGGCGCTGTGTACGGACGCGACCACCGCCGCCGGCGCGCGCCGCTGGAACGACGCGAACGTGCTGGCTCTGAGCCTGCGCCTGCTGTCCGAGCCGGTGCTCGAGGAGATCCTCGAAGCCTGGTTCGCCGCGGCGCCGAGCACCGAGCCCGAGGACGTCGCGGCCCTCGCGCTGCTCGAGCAGGCTCCCTGAGCCCGGGCCCTAACCCTCCCCGGACGCCCCGACGCGCAGCCACCGGGTGCCGCGGGCCCGGACCCACAGGAACGCCAGGCGCACGAGCGTGAAC
This genomic window from Actinospica robiniae DSM 44927 contains:
- a CDS encoding RpiB/LacA/LacB family sugar-phosphate isomerase yields the protein MRISVAADTRDGIAPLLPAALTRLGHQVTAHGALSGTRAAHDAACVWSACAREAARDVAEGRADQAVVACWTGTGASIAANKVPGVRAALCTDATTAAGARRWNDANVLALSLRLLSEPVLEEILEAWFAAAPSTEPEDVAALALLEQAP